ACGCCCTCGGAGAGGACGTTCAGCGCCAGCACCGTCACCAGCATCAGCAGGCCCGGGAAGACGGTCGCCCACCAGCCGCCGGTGAGCACCATGTTCTTGCCGTCGGAGATGACGCTGCCCCAGGAGGGGTCGGGCGGGCGGACGCCGGCGCCGATGAAGGACAGCGACGCCTCGAAGACGATGGCCTCGGCGACCTTGACCGTGCAGTAGACCAGGATCGGTGCGGCGCAGTTGATCGCGACGTGCCGGATGACGATGTACGGGGTCCTGGCGCCGATCAGCCGCTCGGCGACGACGTAGTCCTCGCCGTACTGGTCGAGCACGTTCGCCCGGATCACGCGCGCGATCGGCGGCATGAAGAGGAACCCGATCGCGCCGATCAGGATCGGGATGGTGCCGCCGAAGACGGTGATGAGGACGGCGGCCAGCGCGATGCCGGGGAACGCCATGATGACGTCCATCACGCGCATCACCGTCTCGTCGACGGCCTTGCGCGAGGTGGCCGCGAGGGCACCGAGCACGGCGCCCGCGACCAGCGCGAGCAGCGTGGCGCCCAGGCCGATCGCGAGCGACCAGCGCGCCCCGTACATCAGCCTGCTGAGGATGTCCCGGCCGAGGCTGTCCTGGCCCATCCAGTGCCCGCCCGAGGGCCCGCCCTCGCCCACCATGGGCGCCTGGTCGAGCGGGTCGTGCGGGGCGATCAGCGGCGCCAGCAGCGCCATCAGCACGACCAGCACGATCACCACGAGGGCGATCCGGGACGGCACGGGCAGCCGGCGCAGCGCCAGCCGCCGCAGGGCGCCGCGCAGCTGCGGCTGCCGGGGTGCCTGGGGCGAGGGGGGCGGGGAGGCCGCCGTAGTCACCTGCTCGGTCATCAGGCGGCACTCCTCAGACGCGGGTTGACCAGGAGGTAGAGGATGTCGATGGCGAGGTTGATCACCACGAATCCGATGGCCGTGGTGAGCACCACGCCCTGCACCACGGCCGGGTCGCCGTTCTTCACCGCGTCGATCATCAGCTTGCCCATGCCCGGCAGGGCGAAGATCGTCTCGGTGACCACGGCGCCGCCCAGCAGGTAGCCGACCTGGAGGCCCAGTACCGTCAGCGGGTTGACCAGGGCGTTGCGCAGGACGTTGCGGCCGACCACCACGACCGGTGGCAGGCCGCTGCCGATCGCGGTGCGCACGTAGTCCTTGTCCAGCTCCTCGACGACGGCCGTGCGGACGATCCGGGTGAGCTGGGCGGCGATGGGCAGCGACAGCGAGAACGCGGGCAGCGCCATCGTCTTCAGCCAGCCCGAGAACGAGTCCGCGGGGTTGATGTACCCGCCGGAGGGGAACCACCCGGCGGTCACGGCCAGGTACTGGATCATCAGCAGCGCCAGCCAGAAACCGGGTGCGGCCACTCCGGTGAGCGAGACCACGCGGATGATCTGGTCGGCCATCCGGTCCCGGTAGATGGCGGCGGTGACGCCCAGCACGAGTGACAGCACCACGGCGATGACCAGGCCCATCAGGGTGAGCTGCATGGTCAGCGGCAGGGCGGTCGCGATCTGGTCGCTGACCGGGGCGCGGTTGAGCACGCTGATGCCCATGTCGCCGTGGAGCAGATCACCCACGAAGTGCACGTAGCGCACCGGGAACGGATCGAGCAGGCCGTTCTCCAGGCGGAACTGGTGCAGTTGCGCCGGGCTCGGGTTGGCCCCCTGGAAGTAGGCGGAGGCCGGATCGCTGTCCGAGAACCGCATGATGATGAAGACGAACAGCACGATGCCGAGCAGCAACGGGACGAGCAGGGCGATGCGGCGGGCCAGGATCCTGGCGATCGCTAGCACGGTGGCTCCTAGAGACGGGAGAAGAGGAAGGGGCGGAGCCCTTCCTCGGTGGCGCCGGAGGTGAGCGCTTCCCCGCGACGCCGGCGGTGGGCGGCGGGTGGGCAGCTCGGAGCCCGGGCGGCGGTGGCCGGCCCGGGCTCCCGCGCGGAGCTCAGCCCTTGACGGGCTTGGCCTGGAGAAGGTTTATGCCGGGGTACGGCTGGGGGCGCACTCCGGTGATCTTCTTCGCGTCCCAGGCCGTGATCAGCTCGGTGTGGACCACGGGGTATATCACCGCGTTCTCGGCGACGATGTCGATGTAGTCCTGCGTCATCTGCTTCTTCTTCTGCGGGTCGGGCTCACGCGTGGCCCGGTCCATGAGGGTGAACAGATGCTTGGCGGTGGAGTTGCCCTCCCAGCGGGCGTACCCCATCCAGGTGTTCTGCGGGCCGTAGTTGTAGTGCATGATCAGGTCCGCGTCGATGCCGAACTGGTTCGGGTTCGACGCCGACGCCACGACCTGGAAGTCCTTCTTCTGGTCGAGCTTCGCGAAGACCGCGGAGGTCTCCTGCGGGTTCAGCGTGGTCTTGACGCCGATGGCGTCCCAGGACGCCTTGATGGTCGGCAGGCAGTCCACTATCCAGCTGACGTTGCTGGACTGGAGCTCGACGGACAGATTCGAGACGCCGGCCTCCTTCAGGAGCTGCCGTGCCTTGTCCGGGTCGTACGAGTAGACGGTCTTGGCCTTGCGGTACGTCGGGTTGCCGGTGTCCAGGAACGAGGACGCGGGCTTGCCGTGCCCGCGCAGGCCCACCTGGATCAGCTTCTCCGTGTCGATCGCGTAGAACAGCGCCTGGCGGACCCGGACGTCGCCGAACGGTTTGTGGGCGGTGTTGAAGAGCAGGAACATGTGGTTCATGCCCGCGCCGCCCTCGACGGTCAGCCCGCCCTTCTTGAGCTGGTCGATGTTGGCGTACGGGATGTTGTCCGCGATCTGGGCGCCCGCGCTCGCCCCGGAGATCTTGGCGACCCGGGGCGCGGCGTCCACGATGGACAGCCAGTTCATCGTCTTGAAGTTGGCCTTGCGCGGGCCGTTGTAGCCGTCGAACGCCGCGAAGGTGGTGTTCGACTTCGGGTGGTGCGCGGTCTGCTTGTAGGGGCCCGAGCCCACGGCCGTGCCGGCGTCCGCCTTCTCCCAGCCGCCCGGCTTCCCGAAGACGTGCTTCGGCATGATCTTCGCGAGCGTGAGCCGGGGTGCGCCCTCCGGGAAGGGGAACTTCAGGATCAGCTCCACCGTCTTCTCGTCGACCTTGCGCACCTCCTTCAGCCACGGCTGGATGAACCCGGTGGCCAGCAGGGCGATGCCCGGGTGCAGGATCCGGTCGAAGGTGAAGAGCACATCGTCGGCGGTGACGGGCTGGCCGTCGTGCCACTTCGCGCCCGAGCGCAGGGTGAAGCGCCACGTGGTGGCCTGGAGGTCCGCCGGCGGCTCGGTCGCGAGCGCGGCGTACGGCTGCCGCGTGATCGGGTCGGTGTCCAGCAGGCCCTCGTAGATGTGGTGGTTCGCCGCCATCGTGAACGCGGACGCCGTCTTCGTCGGGTCCCAGCTCTGGTCGTTGCCGTAGCCGATGACCGCGGTGATCGAGTCCGAACCGCCCCCGCCCCCGCCGCCGGTGTCGTTGGTGGACTCGGGTCCGGACGAGCAGGCGGAGAGGGACGTGGTGATGGCGGTGGCCGCGCCGATCGCACCGGTGTACTTGAGGAAGGACCGGCGGTGCAGCGCCGGTTGCGAGGTCGCGTCGCTCACAGTGCCTCCATGGGAAGTTTCCCCCAAGCGTGAAAGGTCCCGCCGGACTGGTCCCGCCGGACTGGCCCTTGGAGATAGGACGTCCTACGTCTGTCGCGCGACCATAGATCGGGCCGGGTGGACGGTCAAGGGGGCGCGCAGGGACGGAGGTTGACGCTCCGGATCTACCCGCGTCCCGCTCGGCGTCTGTCGTGGTGACGGGCGGTCGCGGGGGTCCTCCCCGGTGGCCGATTATCGATGGGATACGACATGGGACGTGGGACGTCCCACGGGCGTACGATGGACCGCATGTCTGAGGAGCCCAGGAACTCCAAGGGGACCCGCGGCCCGCGGTCGGCCCGCAGGTGGCGGGTGAACAGCCAGATCCAGCGCGAGGTCACCCAGCTCATCCTGGACCGGAAGCTGAAGCCCGGTGCTCCGCTGCCCACCGAGGCGGAGCTGATGGAGGACCTCGGGGTCAGCCGCAATTCCGTGCGGGAGGCCCTGAAGGCCCTCCAGGCCCTCGACATAGTGGAGATCCGGCACGGCTACGGCACGTATGTCGGCCAAGCCTCCCTGACCCCCCTCGTGGACGGGCTCACGTTCCGGACGCTCTCGCTCCTCGGCGACGACGCGCACGCTCTGGTGGAGATCCTCCAGGTCCGCGAGGTCCTGGAGGAGGGGATGATACGTCGCATCGCCCCCTCCCTCACCGACGCGGACCTGGACGCGCTCGAGGACATCGTGCTCCGGATGGAGACGTCGAGCCGCGAGAGCCAGCCCTTCCCCGAACTCGACCGCGAGTTCCACGAACTGCTCTACCGCGCCTTCGGCAACGAACTCGTCCCCCAGCTCCTCGGGGCGTTCTGGAACGTCTTCCACCGCGTCGCCGGAGCCCGGGGGTGGACCGAGGACCCCGCGCCCGACGTCACCGTGAAGCGGCACCGGGACATCCTCACCGCGCTGCGGGAGCGGGACGTGGCCAGCGCGCAGCGGGCCATGGCCGATCACTTCCGCGGCATCGAGGCGCGTGCGGTGCAGGAGACGCGCGGAGTGCAGTGACCGGCGCCGGTTCCGGTGCCTTGACGGGGCGAGCGGCCGGTACCGCGGGGTGAATGCCGCCGGGCCGTGCGGCCGATCGGGTGCCGCCCCCTTTCCGGCGGTGGGGATCCGGCTGTTTCGTGGTGACCCGGCGCGCCCACGCGGCGCGGCCGCACCACGCAACGGCCCCGCCCCCTCGGGGCGGGAACAGCTCTCAGTGCAAGGAGCCCGATGAGCACCCCAGAGCAGACCGAAGCCTCCGGACGCCTCCCCGCGCATCCTGCCGTGCCGCCACGGCTCGCGCGCTTCTACGACAAACTCCGTGCGCCCGGCTACGGCGGCGACTACAACCCCGAGCAGTGGGGCCCGCAGGTGCACGACGAGGA
The nucleotide sequence above comes from Streptomyces sp. TS71-3. Encoded proteins:
- a CDS encoding FadR/GntR family transcriptional regulator, with the translated sequence MDRMSEEPRNSKGTRGPRSARRWRVNSQIQREVTQLILDRKLKPGAPLPTEAELMEDLGVSRNSVREALKALQALDIVEIRHGYGTYVGQASLTPLVDGLTFRTLSLLGDDAHALVEILQVREVLEEGMIRRIAPSLTDADLDALEDIVLRMETSSRESQPFPELDREFHELLYRAFGNELVPQLLGAFWNVFHRVAGARGWTEDPAPDVTVKRHRDILTALRERDVASAQRAMADHFRGIEARAVQETRGVQ
- a CDS encoding ABC transporter permease yields the protein MLAIARILARRIALLVPLLLGIVLFVFIIMRFSDSDPASAYFQGANPSPAQLHQFRLENGLLDPFPVRYVHFVGDLLHGDMGISVLNRAPVSDQIATALPLTMQLTLMGLVIAVVLSLVLGVTAAIYRDRMADQIIRVVSLTGVAAPGFWLALLMIQYLAVTAGWFPSGGYINPADSFSGWLKTMALPAFSLSLPIAAQLTRIVRTAVVEELDKDYVRTAIGSGLPPVVVVGRNVLRNALVNPLTVLGLQVGYLLGGAVVTETIFALPGMGKLMIDAVKNGDPAVVQGVVLTTAIGFVVINLAIDILYLLVNPRLRSAA
- a CDS encoding ABC transporter substrate-binding protein, which produces MSDATSQPALHRRSFLKYTGAIGAATAITTSLSACSSGPESTNDTGGGGGGGSDSITAVIGYGNDQSWDPTKTASAFTMAANHHIYEGLLDTDPITRQPYAALATEPPADLQATTWRFTLRSGAKWHDGQPVTADDVLFTFDRILHPGIALLATGFIQPWLKEVRKVDEKTVELILKFPFPEGAPRLTLAKIMPKHVFGKPGGWEKADAGTAVGSGPYKQTAHHPKSNTTFAAFDGYNGPRKANFKTMNWLSIVDAAPRVAKISGASAGAQIADNIPYANIDQLKKGGLTVEGGAGMNHMFLLFNTAHKPFGDVRVRQALFYAIDTEKLIQVGLRGHGKPASSFLDTGNPTYRKAKTVYSYDPDKARQLLKEAGVSNLSVELQSSNVSWIVDCLPTIKASWDAIGVKTTLNPQETSAVFAKLDQKKDFQVVASASNPNQFGIDADLIMHYNYGPQNTWMGYARWEGNSTAKHLFTLMDRATREPDPQKKKQMTQDYIDIVAENAVIYPVVHTELITAWDAKKITGVRPQPYPGINLLQAKPVKG